Proteins from one Crocosphaera sp. UHCC 0190 genomic window:
- a CDS encoding Crp/Fnr family transcriptional regulator, whose amino-acid sequence MLPNQSKSGNQLIDALPLEESKRLAPYFKLVYLQSSTILHEPGEFIDFAYFPIGAMISLVSIMDNGATTEMGLIGNEGFIGLPIVLGGEHSISRAIVQMEGDALKIKGSILKQEFQRGLNLQKLLLIYTQARLTQVAQTSACNRQHSIRQRLSRWLLSVYDGVLKDELPLTQEFMANMLGTRRAGVTNAANELQKAGLISYSRGKVHILDREGLEENACECYRVIQNEFIRLLGSKRG is encoded by the coding sequence GTGCTACCAAATCAATCAAAATCAGGTAATCAACTCATTGACGCTTTGCCTTTGGAGGAATCTAAACGGTTAGCTCCTTATTTTAAGTTGGTGTATCTCCAAAGTTCAACAATTTTACATGAACCTGGGGAATTTATTGACTTTGCCTATTTCCCTATCGGGGCGATGATTTCTCTGGTGTCTATCATGGATAATGGCGCAACCACGGAAATGGGTTTAATTGGAAACGAAGGATTTATTGGTCTTCCTATTGTTTTAGGGGGAGAACATAGCATCAGTCGAGCTATTGTGCAAATGGAAGGGGATGCCTTGAAGATTAAAGGTTCAATCTTGAAACAAGAGTTTCAGCGAGGGTTAAACCTACAAAAATTGCTGCTTATTTACACCCAAGCTCGCTTGACTCAAGTGGCACAAACATCAGCTTGTAACCGCCAACATAGTATCAGACAGCGTCTCTCCCGTTGGTTGCTCTCCGTTTATGACGGTGTTCTTAAAGATGAGTTGCCCCTAACCCAAGAATTTATGGCGAATATGTTAGGCACAAGAAGGGCGGGGGTGACGAATGCGGCTAATGAATTACAAAAGGCGGGTTTAATTAGTTATAGTCGGGGTAAAGTGCATATTCTTGATCGTGAGGGATTAGAAGAAAATGCCTGTGAATGCTATCGGGTTATTCAAAATGAGTTTATCCGTTTACTTGGCTCAAAACGCGGATAA